A window of Rhodococcus sp. SGAir0479 contains these coding sequences:
- a CDS encoding alkaline phosphatase D family protein, with the protein MLRGSMVFAGAGLAAAVTTGRASAETPSPAVFGHGVASGDPLPDRVIIWTRVTPSAEAVPGSGRGRPVSVSWQVAADADFADVVRSGSVIAGPDGDHTVKVDVSGLRPGAGYFYRFVAAGQTSPVGRTRTAPANDAEIARLRFGVVSCSNWEAGWFASYRHLAERDDLDAVLHLGDYIYEYGRGEYGARTGSVRLHEPAHEIVSLADYRIRHAQYKTDPDLMALHAKVPFIATWDDHESADNSYEGGAENHDPTTEGDWGARKAASMQAYFEWMPVRVNGSGAGTPLYRRFRYGSLAEISMLDLRTYRDEQASAGAGWRKVDAPDRTITGRAQMDWLTSGIATATAQWKLVGNPVMIAPCVFPPLDGRTMGAVTDTIGVPAAGIPFNTDQWDGYTADRRRLFDTITANGVRNTVFLTGDIHTSWACDLPVDAANYPGAGTVGTEFVVPSVTSPNIDDMLKVPPRTATVAAEEAFKAINHHVRYVELDSHGFGVFEVDKHAAQMDWFYVNDPTDPRGTIRHGVSYRVADGTQQAHPVAAALDPAGYRPGA; encoded by the coding sequence ATGCTCCGCGGATCGATGGTGTTCGCCGGTGCCGGCCTCGCCGCGGCGGTGACCACCGGACGCGCCTCGGCCGAGACCCCGTCGCCCGCGGTCTTCGGCCACGGCGTGGCGTCGGGCGACCCGCTCCCCGACCGGGTGATCATCTGGACGCGCGTCACCCCGTCCGCCGAGGCCGTCCCCGGCTCGGGCCGTGGTCGACCGGTGTCGGTGTCCTGGCAGGTTGCGGCGGACGCCGATTTCGCCGACGTCGTGCGCAGCGGCAGCGTGATCGCGGGACCGGACGGCGACCACACCGTCAAGGTCGACGTCAGCGGATTGCGTCCCGGCGCCGGGTACTTCTACCGATTCGTGGCAGCCGGGCAGACGTCCCCGGTGGGCCGGACCCGGACCGCCCCGGCGAACGACGCGGAGATCGCGCGTCTGCGTTTCGGCGTCGTGTCCTGTTCCAACTGGGAGGCCGGCTGGTTCGCGTCGTACCGCCACCTCGCCGAGCGCGACGACCTCGACGCCGTCCTGCATCTGGGTGACTACATCTACGAGTACGGTCGCGGCGAGTACGGCGCACGCACCGGATCGGTCCGGTTGCACGAACCGGCACACGAAATCGTGTCCCTCGCGGACTACCGGATCCGTCACGCGCAGTACAAGACCGACCCGGACCTCATGGCGCTGCACGCGAAAGTCCCGTTCATCGCGACGTGGGACGACCACGAGTCCGCCGACAACTCCTACGAGGGTGGGGCGGAGAACCACGACCCGACGACCGAGGGTGACTGGGGTGCGCGCAAGGCTGCGTCGATGCAGGCCTATTTCGAATGGATGCCAGTGCGCGTCAACGGGAGCGGCGCCGGGACGCCGCTGTATCGCCGCTTCCGCTACGGGTCGCTGGCCGAGATCTCGATGCTCGACCTGCGAACGTATCGCGACGAGCAAGCGTCCGCGGGGGCGGGATGGCGCAAGGTGGACGCACCCGACCGTACGATCACCGGTCGCGCCCAGATGGACTGGCTCACGAGCGGTATCGCCACCGCGACGGCCCAGTGGAAACTGGTCGGCAACCCCGTGATGATCGCGCCCTGCGTGTTCCCGCCGTTGGACGGCCGCACCATGGGCGCCGTCACCGACACGATCGGTGTGCCCGCTGCCGGTATCCCGTTCAACACCGATCAGTGGGACGGCTACACCGCCGATCGGCGCAGACTGTTCGACACGATCACCGCGAACGGAGTGCGCAACACCGTCTTTCTGACCGGTGACATCCACACGTCGTGGGCGTGTGATCTGCCCGTGGACGCGGCGAACTACCCGGGCGCCGGAACGGTCGGGACCGAGTTCGTGGTGCCGTCGGTGACCTCGCCGAACATCGACGACATGCTGAAGGTGCCGCCACGCACCGCCACGGTCGCGGCCGAGGAGGCGTTCAAGGCGATCAACCACCATGTCCGGTACGTCGAGCTCGACTCCCACGGGTTCGGTGTGTTCGAGGTCGACAAGCACGCGGCG
- a CDS encoding ABC transporter permease produces MSAALADPGLALILLCVVMVTLTAVVYRLGGLGKPLTAPWAAARGALQLAAVSLVLAAALAHLWSSFAVLAVMFGAAAVTAGRRARAGRSAVWLASALASGVGVVLPLMLVSGVVPMTGVALVPIGGIVLGNAMTATALAAKRGLDAIDQRWGEVEAGLSLGLTVRDARMEVVGPAASDALLPGLDQTRTVGLVTLPGAFVGVLLATGSAVQAGAVQILVLVGLLLAQTCAVTVAIELVARGVVHRPRTQSVY; encoded by the coding sequence ATGAGTGCCGCCCTGGCCGACCCCGGGCTCGCGCTGATTCTCCTGTGCGTCGTCATGGTGACGCTCACTGCTGTGGTGTATCGACTCGGTGGTCTGGGCAAGCCACTCACCGCACCGTGGGCCGCCGCCCGGGGCGCCCTCCAACTGGCCGCCGTCTCGCTGGTGCTCGCTGCGGCGTTGGCGCACCTGTGGTCCTCGTTCGCGGTTCTGGCGGTGATGTTCGGTGCCGCAGCCGTCACGGCGGGCCGCCGGGCCCGGGCCGGGCGATCGGCGGTGTGGCTCGCGTCGGCGCTGGCTTCCGGTGTCGGGGTGGTGCTCCCGCTCATGCTCGTGAGTGGGGTGGTGCCGATGACGGGCGTCGCGTTGGTGCCGATCGGGGGCATCGTGTTGGGCAACGCCATGACGGCGACAGCGCTCGCCGCCAAACGTGGACTCGACGCGATAGACCAACGCTGGGGTGAGGTCGAGGCGGGACTGAGCCTGGGGTTGACCGTCCGGGATGCCCGGATGGAGGTGGTGGGACCGGCGGCGTCCGACGCGTTGCTGCCGGGCCTCGACCAGACCCGGACCGTGGGGCTGGTCACGCTGCCCGGCGCCTTCGTCGGCGTGCTGCTCGCGACCGGCTCCGCCGTGCAGGCCGGAGCCGTGCAGATCCTCGTCCTGGTGGGGTTGCTGCTGGCGCAGACGTGTGCGGTGACGGTGGCGATCGAGCTGGTCGCCCGCGGCGTGGTCCATCGACCCCGGACGCAGTCGGTGTACTGA
- a CDS encoding DNA-binding protein: MPDEPFTRPDPSRERAHREYAGLFRIAERHGATPEQRARQSHPEMLDPLGAVRIVAAVAGGVHPPDPGEPEVDTADLTAALGLIPKARAEMDQLEALVLELARRNGMTWQEIAFGLGLGSTQAARQRYERLVKRI; the protein is encoded by the coding sequence ATGCCCGACGAACCGTTCACACGGCCCGATCCCAGCCGCGAGCGTGCGCACCGTGAGTACGCGGGCCTGTTCCGGATCGCCGAACGCCACGGCGCCACGCCGGAGCAGCGGGCTCGACAGTCTCACCCCGAGATGCTCGATCCGCTGGGTGCCGTCCGTATCGTGGCCGCGGTGGCGGGCGGCGTCCACCCGCCGGACCCCGGAGAGCCCGAGGTCGACACCGCCGACCTCACGGCCGCGCTCGGACTCATCCCCAAGGCGCGGGCCGAGATGGATCAGCTCGAAGCACTGGTGCTGGAACTTGCCCGTCGAAACGGAATGACCTGGCAGGAAATCGCTTTCGGCCTCGGACTGGGGAGCACCCAGGCCGCACGACAGCGGTACGAGCGACTGGTCAAGCGCATCTGA
- the pepN gene encoding aminopeptidase N, whose protein sequence is MSIANLTRAETAARSAAVTVRSYRVELDVTDAPDDSEAGFLTTTTVEFDATTTDTWLDFIGLEIRSVIVNGQFVDVEYDGARIALRGLRKSNTVVVSAVGEYSRTGEGLHRFHDPVDGHTYLYTQYEPSDARRVFACFEQPDMKAPFVFEVVAPTGWEVTSNRPPAVAEDDEDRVTVEFCPTLPISTYITAIVAGPYHRVESVWRRGDLEVPLGVLCRGSLAQYLDADTIFEVTKQGLDFFAEHFDYPYPWGKYDQVFVPEYNLGAMENPGCVTFTEAYVFRGAATAAQYEARANTILHEMAHMWFGDLVTMVWWDDLWLKESFADYMGALACAEATEWTDAWVAFANRRKAWAYSQDQLPTTHPIVADIVDLEAAKLNFDGITYAKGASVLKQLAAYVGRDAFFEGSRRYFHRHAFGNTTLADLLTELSAASGRDLAVWAREWLQTTGVSTVTLERAAAGYEIVQTDPRPHRLAIGLYDFDAAGDLVRRERVELDVSAARTPVDLPDAPLRLLNDGDLTYAKVRLDGPSLETVERSLDRVTDPLARGLIWSALWNAARDGELDPERYLSMACAFAPSETNTALSAAVLANASFTIAHYLTDDARARWRRDRLETCWAATHRAEPGSGAQLAWARALAAAAVVDDRYASDIGAMLAGDRPAPAGLALDPDLRWALWTALSATGHATPADLDVELTRDDTASGRIAQLRALAARPDAEVKARAWTSALEDTGLSNDQLDAVIGGFRAGERRDLIGRYDDEYFAALRRVWAQRSIEIARRIVLGLFPAADSLDGVDSWLAVNADAPAALRRLVDEQRDHLARDLRVRGAWR, encoded by the coding sequence GTGAGTATCGCGAATCTGACCCGTGCCGAGACCGCTGCGCGATCCGCGGCGGTGACCGTCCGCTCGTATCGGGTGGAGTTGGACGTGACCGACGCCCCGGACGACAGCGAAGCCGGGTTCCTGACCACGACCACGGTGGAGTTCGACGCCACCACCACGGACACGTGGCTCGACTTCATCGGCCTCGAGATCCGCTCGGTGATCGTCAACGGTCAGTTCGTGGACGTCGAATACGACGGCGCCAGGATCGCCCTTCGCGGCCTGCGCAAGTCCAACACCGTCGTGGTGAGCGCGGTCGGCGAGTACAGCCGTACCGGTGAGGGGCTGCATCGGTTCCACGATCCGGTCGACGGTCACACCTACCTCTACACGCAGTACGAACCGTCGGACGCCCGTCGCGTCTTCGCGTGCTTCGAGCAACCGGACATGAAGGCGCCGTTCGTCTTCGAGGTCGTGGCACCGACCGGATGGGAAGTGACGTCCAACCGTCCCCCGGCGGTCGCCGAGGACGACGAGGACCGCGTCACCGTCGAGTTCTGCCCCACCCTCCCGATCTCGACCTACATCACGGCCATCGTGGCGGGTCCGTATCATCGCGTCGAATCGGTGTGGCGCCGAGGAGATCTCGAAGTTCCGTTGGGAGTGCTGTGCCGTGGGTCGCTCGCGCAGTACCTCGACGCCGACACGATATTCGAGGTCACGAAGCAGGGACTCGACTTCTTCGCCGAGCACTTCGACTACCCGTACCCGTGGGGGAAGTACGACCAGGTCTTCGTGCCCGAGTACAACCTCGGCGCGATGGAGAACCCGGGCTGCGTGACCTTCACCGAGGCCTACGTCTTCCGCGGCGCCGCCACGGCCGCCCAGTACGAGGCGCGGGCCAACACCATTCTGCACGAGATGGCCCACATGTGGTTCGGCGATCTGGTCACCATGGTCTGGTGGGATGATCTGTGGCTCAAGGAATCCTTCGCCGACTACATGGGTGCGCTGGCGTGCGCCGAGGCCACCGAATGGACCGACGCGTGGGTCGCGTTCGCGAACCGCCGCAAAGCGTGGGCGTACTCGCAGGACCAGCTACCCACGACACACCCGATCGTCGCCGACATCGTCGACCTCGAGGCCGCGAAGCTGAACTTCGACGGCATCACCTACGCGAAGGGTGCGAGCGTCCTCAAGCAACTGGCCGCCTACGTCGGCCGTGACGCGTTCTTCGAAGGGTCCCGACGGTACTTCCACCGTCACGCGTTCGGGAACACGACGCTCGCGGACCTGTTGACGGAACTGTCGGCGGCATCCGGACGTGATCTGGCGGTGTGGGCACGGGAATGGTTGCAGACCACCGGCGTCTCCACCGTGACCCTCGAGCGCGCCGCGGCGGGGTACGAGATCGTCCAGACCGATCCGCGTCCGCACCGGCTCGCCATCGGTCTCTACGACTTCGATGCTGCCGGCGACCTCGTGCGGCGGGAGCGGGTGGAGTTGGACGTCTCCGCCGCCCGCACCCCGGTGGACCTGCCCGATGCGCCGCTGCGGCTGCTCAACGACGGCGACCTCACGTATGCGAAGGTGCGCCTCGACGGTCCGTCCCTCGAGACGGTGGAGCGATCGCTCGATCGCGTCACCGACCCGCTGGCGCGCGGCCTGATCTGGTCGGCGCTGTGGAACGCCGCCCGCGACGGGGAACTCGACCCCGAGCGATACCTGTCGATGGCGTGTGCCTTCGCGCCGTCCGAGACGAACACCGCACTGTCGGCGGCCGTACTGGCGAATGCGTCGTTCACTATCGCGCACTACCTCACCGACGACGCCCGGGCCAGGTGGCGTCGGGACCGGCTCGAAACCTGCTGGGCGGCAACGCACCGGGCCGAGCCCGGGTCCGGCGCTCAACTGGCGTGGGCGCGGGCCCTCGCGGCGGCAGCGGTTGTGGACGACCGATACGCGTCCGACATCGGAGCGATGCTCGCCGGTGATCGTCCGGCCCCCGCGGGGCTGGCGTTGGACCCCGACCTGCGCTGGGCGCTGTGGACTGCGCTGTCGGCGACAGGGCATGCCACCCCGGCCGATCTGGACGTCGAGCTGACCCGCGACGACACCGCGTCCGGGCGGATCGCGCAACTGCGGGCGCTCGCCGCCCGGCCGGACGCGGAGGTCAAGGCACGGGCGTGGACGTCCGCGCTCGAGGACACCGGATTGAGCAACGACCAGCTGGACGCCGTCATCGGAGGCTTCCGCGCAGGTGAACGGCGCGATCTGATCGGCCGCTACGACGACGAGTACTTCGCCGCGCTGCGGCGGGTGTGGGCGCAGCGCAGCATCGAGATCGCTCGCCGGATCGTGCTCGGGTTGTTCCCGGCGGCGGACTCGCTCGACGGGGTGGACTCCTGGCTCGCCGTGAACGCGGACGCCCCGGCCGCGCTGCGTCGTCTGGTGGACGAACAACGCGATCACCTGGCCCGGGATCTGCGGGTGCGCGGTGCATGGCGTTAA
- a CDS encoding enoyl-CoA hydratase, which yields MIESDADDATGIARIVLNRPSQRNPLSVSVMRQITAALRTLARDPAVRVVVIAAMGPVFSAGHDLSEMVDRTLDDERIVFEACTAMMDTVQAVPQPVIAAVQGPAIAAGCQLAASCDLVVASSDAVFGTPGVRIGLFCSTPMVALSRAVGRKRAMQMLLTGETVDAATAADWGLVNVVVPPDQLDASVRELAARIAESSPLTLAIGKQAFYRQIDLPQDEAYALMTETMAENAVTCDAQEGMSAFLAKRKPNWTGK from the coding sequence ATGATCGAATCGGACGCCGACGACGCCACCGGTATCGCGCGAATCGTGCTCAACCGGCCGAGTCAGCGAAACCCCCTGTCCGTCAGCGTGATGCGGCAGATCACCGCCGCCCTGCGTACGCTCGCGCGCGATCCCGCGGTCCGGGTGGTCGTGATCGCCGCGATGGGGCCGGTGTTCTCCGCCGGGCACGATCTCTCCGAAATGGTCGACCGCACCCTCGACGACGAGCGGATCGTCTTCGAGGCGTGCACCGCGATGATGGACACCGTGCAGGCCGTTCCGCAGCCGGTGATCGCAGCTGTGCAGGGCCCCGCGATTGCGGCAGGGTGTCAGTTGGCCGCGTCGTGCGACCTGGTGGTGGCGTCGTCGGACGCGGTGTTCGGTACGCCGGGCGTACGGATCGGTCTCTTCTGTTCCACGCCCATGGTCGCGCTCAGCCGGGCGGTGGGACGCAAACGTGCGATGCAGATGTTGCTCACCGGCGAGACCGTCGACGCCGCCACCGCCGCCGACTGGGGCCTGGTCAATGTCGTTGTGCCGCCGGACCAATTGGACGCTAGTGTCAGAGAACTGGCGGCACGCATCGCCGAGTCCAGTCCTCTGACTCTGGCGATCGGCAAGCAGGCGTTCTATCGACAGATCGATCTGCCGCAGGACGAGGCGTACGCGTTGATGACCGAGACAATGGCGGAGAACGCCGTCACCTGCGACGCGCAGGAAGGGATGAGCGCATTTCTCGCGAAACGTAAACCGAACTGGACGGGCAAATGA
- the mihF gene encoding integration host factor, actinobacterial type, which yields MALPTLTPEQRAAALEKAAASRKARSELREGLKSGKLTLVEVLDKADTDELVGKTKVLYLLESLPKVGKIKARDIAESVGIAETRRVSGLGARQRADLIAKLG from the coding sequence ATGGCTTTGCCCACCTTGACCCCCGAACAGCGCGCCGCCGCGCTCGAGAAGGCCGCCGCCTCCCGCAAGGCGCGATCCGAGCTGAGGGAAGGCCTGAAGTCGGGCAAGCTCACCCTCGTCGAGGTTCTCGACAAGGCAGACACCGACGAACTCGTCGGCAAGACCAAGGTGCTGTACCTGCTCGAATCCCTGCCGAAGGTCGGCAAGATCAAGGCCCGCGACATCGCCGAGTCGGTCGGCATCGCCGAGACCCGCCGCGTGTCCGGTCTGGGCGCCCGCCAGCGCGCCGATCTGATCGCCAAGCTCGGCTGA
- a CDS encoding UBP-type zinc finger domain-containing protein gives MNEIPDIDPNARPSGTGCVECEAVDGWWVHLRRCAACGHIGCCDSSPGQHASAHAAASGHPIIRSYEPGETWFWDYRTQQLADGPELAPPQHHPLEQTAPGPADRVPVDWADRIH, from the coding sequence GTGAACGAGATCCCCGACATCGATCCGAACGCCCGACCGAGCGGTACCGGCTGCGTCGAATGCGAGGCCGTCGACGGGTGGTGGGTCCATCTGCGTCGCTGCGCCGCGTGCGGGCACATCGGCTGCTGCGATTCGTCTCCGGGGCAGCACGCGAGCGCTCATGCCGCCGCATCCGGGCATCCGATCATCCGCAGCTACGAGCCGGGTGAGACGTGGTTCTGGGACTACCGCACGCAGCAGCTCGCCGACGGCCCGGAACTGGCTCCCCCACAACATCACCCCCTCGAACAGACGGCGCCGGGGCCCGCCGACCGTGTGCCCGTCGACTGGGCCGACCGAATCCACTGA
- a CDS encoding flavin-containing monooxygenase — protein sequence MSETDAPTPVHVDVLVVGAGLSGIGVAARLRREHPERTLAILESRAASGGTWDLFRYPGIRSDSDVQTYGYDFKPWKGRKALAPAAEILDYIRETAREYDVENCIRYRHRVVRAEWSSTDARWTVTARNGDTGDITTFTTDWLFCATGYYNYDRGYTPDIPGIERFTGRVVHPQQWPADLDYAGKRVVVIGSGATAVTLIPAMADATEHVTMLQRSPSYIIPLPAEDTVSDLFRRVLGDHRGYRLARKKNIALNVWIYKLCQRFPRRARAVIRWLNKRMLPDGFDVDTHFNPRYDPWDQRLCVVPGGDLFATIRKGKASVVTDRIETVDETGIALASGRHLDADIVVTATGLDLLALGGLELCIDGERVDITKRLVFKGTMLSDVPNFSFVFGYTNAPWTLKVDLVAEYLCRLLTAMDRRGAQVAVAEQRAGMGTRPLLDFAAGYIQRSLDRWPQAGTEDPWNLQMDYHKDVAVLRETPVDDGSLTFTPA from the coding sequence ATGAGCGAGACCGACGCCCCCACACCTGTCCATGTCGATGTCCTCGTCGTCGGCGCCGGGCTGTCCGGGATCGGCGTGGCCGCCCGGCTCCGGCGCGAACACCCCGAGCGGACACTGGCGATCCTCGAGTCCCGCGCAGCCTCGGGCGGAACCTGGGACCTCTTCCGGTATCCCGGCATCCGCTCCGACTCGGACGTGCAGACCTACGGCTACGACTTCAAGCCGTGGAAGGGACGCAAGGCTCTCGCCCCGGCCGCCGAGATCCTCGACTACATCCGCGAGACGGCCCGCGAGTACGACGTCGAGAACTGCATTCGATACCGCCACAGGGTGGTTCGCGCCGAGTGGTCCTCCACGGACGCCCGATGGACCGTGACCGCCCGCAACGGCGACACCGGCGACATCACGACCTTCACCACCGACTGGTTGTTCTGTGCCACCGGGTACTACAACTACGACCGGGGGTACACGCCGGACATCCCCGGCATCGAACGGTTCACCGGGCGCGTCGTGCACCCGCAGCAGTGGCCCGCGGACCTGGATTACGCGGGGAAGCGGGTGGTGGTCATCGGGTCCGGCGCCACCGCGGTGACGCTGATTCCGGCCATGGCCGACGCCACCGAACACGTCACGATGCTGCAGAGGTCGCCGTCGTACATCATTCCGCTGCCGGCGGAGGACACGGTGTCCGACCTGTTCCGGCGTGTGCTGGGCGACCACCGCGGTTACCGGCTGGCCCGGAAGAAGAACATCGCGCTGAACGTCTGGATCTACAAGCTCTGCCAACGCTTTCCCCGTCGGGCGCGGGCGGTGATCCGCTGGCTGAACAAACGTATGCTCCCGGACGGGTTCGACGTCGACACACACTTCAATCCCCGGTACGACCCGTGGGACCAGCGGCTGTGTGTCGTGCCGGGCGGCGACCTGTTCGCGACGATCCGGAAGGGCAAGGCATCGGTCGTCACCGACCGGATCGAGACCGTCGACGAGACCGGCATCGCGCTCGCGTCGGGGCGACACCTCGACGCCGACATCGTCGTCACCGCGACCGGCCTCGACCTGCTCGCCCTCGGCGGTCTGGAACTGTGCATCGACGGCGAGCGGGTCGACATCACGAAACGACTGGTGTTCAAGGGCACGATGCTCTCCGACGTCCCCAACTTCTCGTTCGTCTTCGGATACACGAACGCGCCGTGGACGCTCAAGGTCGATCTCGTGGCCGAATACCTGTGCCGGCTGCTGACGGCGATGGACCGCCGGGGCGCGCAGGTCGCGGTGGCCGAGCAGCGCGCGGGAATGGGCACCCGGCCGCTGCTCGACTTCGCCGCCGGGTACATCCAGCGATCCCTCGACCGGTGGCCCCAGGCCGGCACCGAGGATCCGTGGAATCTGCAGATGGACTACCACAAGGACGTGGCCGTCCTGCGCGAGACGCCGGTCGACGACGGCTCCCTCACCTTCACCCCGGCGTGA
- a CDS encoding heavy metal translocating P-type ATPase, whose translation MEADVRSRQRARLRRLGEPALLAVTTVALVAGAVAWLVGARDVADVCWIAGTVVAVVPAAWWVIDALRRRRVGVDLIAVLSLVGTLAVGEYLAGALIGVMLATGQTLDAAAERRATKDLRSLLDHAPRTARRRVGGNVDTVPLDTVVAGDTLVVGPGEVVPVDGWVTSESAVLDESVLTGEPLAVPHGRGEALRSGTVNAGAPFEMQARTTAEQSTYAGIVRLARDAAAESAPVVRVADRIAAWFLPLALTVAGAAWLFSGSATRAVAVLVVATPCPLLLAAPVAIVSGLSRASRRGVVIRNGGALENLGHATTLVLDKTGTLTAGRPTGTDVLTAPDGDATEVLRLAASADQLSPHVLAEAIVQEAKVRGLPLSLPTDVDEEAGTGVTATVDGHRVAVGTLTLAADAPPWARSAHGRAALDGAATVWVTVDGTLAGAILLVDPVRRDAARTLRRLRAAGLHRLVMLTGDRPEPAAEIGAVLGLDSVHAEQTPADKVAGVRAERDRAVTVMVGDGVNDAPALAAATVGVAMGARGSTATSEAADVVLTTDRLDHLADAMAIARRSRRIAVQSATVGMGLSLVAMGFAAFGVLPPAAGALLQEGIDVAVILNALRALRGGLGDAVPLPEDTEALLHRFSAEHDDLRDQLAILRDTADLLASGNLAAAHTGLRRVDAFLFDTLLPHEEAEDRELYPALATPLGTAEATATMSRMHAEIDRLARRLRTHLARADAAGTITADQVDDLLAGLYGLHALLRLHFVQEEENYFTLAPEPDTQAPTTRE comes from the coding sequence GTGGAGGCCGACGTGCGATCCCGGCAGCGCGCCCGACTGCGCCGCCTGGGGGAACCTGCGCTGTTGGCGGTCACGACGGTGGCACTGGTCGCCGGCGCCGTCGCCTGGCTCGTCGGCGCCCGCGACGTCGCGGACGTGTGCTGGATCGCCGGGACGGTCGTCGCGGTCGTGCCCGCGGCGTGGTGGGTGATCGACGCGCTCCGCCGCCGCCGGGTCGGGGTCGATCTCATCGCGGTCCTGTCGTTGGTCGGCACGCTGGCGGTCGGTGAGTACCTCGCGGGCGCGTTGATCGGCGTCATGCTGGCCACCGGCCAGACCCTCGACGCGGCCGCGGAACGCCGGGCCACCAAGGACCTGCGCTCCCTCCTCGATCACGCGCCCCGCACCGCGCGGCGCCGGGTGGGCGGGAACGTCGACACCGTGCCGCTCGACACCGTGGTCGCCGGTGACACGCTGGTGGTGGGGCCCGGTGAGGTGGTGCCGGTCGACGGCTGGGTCACGTCAGAGTCGGCGGTGCTCGACGAATCCGTTCTCACGGGCGAGCCGCTGGCCGTGCCGCACGGGCGTGGGGAGGCGCTGCGCAGCGGAACCGTCAACGCCGGAGCCCCCTTCGAGATGCAGGCCCGCACGACCGCCGAGCAGAGCACGTATGCCGGTATCGTCCGTCTGGCCCGAGACGCGGCCGCCGAGAGCGCGCCGGTGGTACGGGTCGCGGACCGCATCGCAGCCTGGTTCCTGCCGTTGGCGCTCACGGTCGCCGGCGCTGCGTGGCTCTTCAGCGGTTCGGCCACCCGCGCGGTCGCCGTGTTGGTCGTCGCCACTCCGTGCCCGCTCCTGCTGGCCGCGCCGGTGGCGATCGTGTCGGGTCTCTCGCGGGCGTCCCGCCGCGGCGTGGTGATCCGCAACGGGGGCGCGCTCGAGAACCTCGGGCACGCAACCACGTTGGTGTTGGACAAGACGGGCACGCTCACCGCCGGCCGCCCCACCGGCACCGACGTCCTCACCGCACCCGACGGCGATGCCACCGAGGTACTGCGGCTCGCCGCGTCGGCCGACCAGCTCTCGCCGCACGTGCTGGCCGAGGCCATCGTGCAGGAGGCGAAGGTCCGGGGCCTGCCCCTGTCGCTGCCCACGGACGTGGACGAGGAGGCCGGGACCGGTGTGACCGCGACCGTCGACGGTCACCGTGTCGCGGTCGGGACGCTGACCCTGGCCGCGGACGCACCGCCGTGGGCGCGTTCGGCGCACGGCCGGGCGGCACTCGACGGTGCCGCGACCGTGTGGGTGACCGTCGACGGCACCCTCGCCGGGGCGATTCTGCTGGTCGATCCGGTGCGCCGCGACGCCGCCCGCACCCTGCGCCGGCTGCGCGCGGCGGGGCTGCACCGGCTCGTCATGCTCACCGGGGACCGGCCGGAACCGGCGGCCGAGATCGGCGCGGTCCTCGGCCTCGACAGCGTCCACGCCGAACAGACGCCCGCCGACAAGGTGGCAGGGGTCCGCGCCGAACGCGACCGGGCCGTCACGGTGATGGTCGGGGACGGAGTGAACGACGCGCCCGCGCTGGCGGCGGCGACCGTGGGCGTGGCGATGGGTGCCCGAGGCTCGACGGCCACGTCGGAGGCGGCCGACGTCGTGCTCACCACCGACCGCCTCGACCACCTCGCGGACGCGATGGCGATCGCGCGCCGGTCCCGGCGCATCGCCGTGCAGAGTGCCACGGTCGGCATGGGATTGTCCTTGGTGGCCATGGGCTTCGCGGCGTTCGGTGTGCTGCCGCCCGCCGCGGGCGCCCTGCTGCAGGAGGGCATCGACGTGGCCGTCATCCTCAACGCGTTGCGGGCACTGCGCGGTGGTCTCGGCGACGCGGTGCCGCTACCGGAGGACACCGAGGCGCTGCTGCACCGCTTCTCGGCCGAGCACGACGACCTGCGCGATCAGCTGGCGATTCTGCGGGACACCGCGGATTTGCTCGCGTCCGGGAATCTCGCCGCCGCCCACACCGGCCTCCGCCGTGTCGACGCGTTCCTGTTCGACACCCTGCTGCCTCACGAGGAGGCCGAGGACCGCGAGCTGTATCCGGCGCTCGCCACCCCGCTGGGCACCGCCGAGGCCACCGCCACGATGAGTCGCATGCACGCCGAGATCGACCGCCTCGCACGCCGGCTGCGGACCCATCTGGCGCGGGCCGACGCGGCCGGGACCATCACCGCCGACCAGGTCGACGACTTGCTCGCGGGCCTGTACGGACTGCACGCGCTGCTACGGCTGCACTTCGTCCAGGAGGAGGAGAACTACTTCACGCTCGCCCCCGAGCCGGACACGCAGGCCCCGACCACTCGCGAGTGA